One Nerophis ophidion isolate RoL-2023_Sa linkage group LG06, RoL_Noph_v1.0, whole genome shotgun sequence genomic region harbors:
- the LOC133553874 gene encoding macrophage mannose receptor 1-like isoform X1 → MEKVLLAIMAASGKSQEHVTGTSLTVMLAGVCAVSSATQRRFFHFVYEPKSWKEAQLHCRALHQDLASVDGEEHVKAIMACMDPCQMPVGDQQHAWIGRHGDRLDWTWSGSGRRLHKSRDFQGWSPGEPNNWMSKEDCVEMYNNGHWNDWDCKSPRHAVCVGRTGAHFLLEKPQTWTQARADCKKKYLDLAEVTSSEVNERIKAILPSGKNAWIGLSRVTGLTGSGNRSCLVVDLKDAVQWKDWNCDSKHAFICYEDVELTLSQLVRVRVVWKNSSVDLSDAAVMESILKQLEERLQRNATKQNVKLSWDRQWDGKVFREKTNWTLN, encoded by the exons ATGGAGAAAGTTCTTCTGGCCATCATGGCCGCCTCAGGTAAGTCTCAGGAACACGTCACAGGTACAAGTCTGACCGTGATGCTTGCAGGCGTATGTGCCGTGTCGTCGGCTACTCAGCGCCGCTTCTTCCATTTTGTCTACGAGCCCAAGAGCTGGAAGGAGGCCCAGCTTCACTGCAGGGCGCTGCATCAGGACCTCGCCAGCGTGGACGGCGAGGAGCACGTCAAGGCCATCATGGCCTGCATGGACCCCTGCCAGATGCCCGTCGGAGATCAG CAGCACGCCTGGATCGGGCGTCACGGCGACAGGCTGGACTGGACGTGGTCCGGGTCGGGGCGACGTCTCCACAAGAGCAGGGACTTCCAGGGTTGGTCGCCGGGGGAACCCAACAACTGGATGAGCAAGGAAGATTGTGTGGAGATGTACAACAATGGCCACTGGAATGACTGGGACTGCAAAAGTCCTCGTCATGCTGTCTGCGTGGGCCGCACAG GAGCGCATTTCTTGCTCGAAAAGCCTCAGACCTGGACTCAGGCCCGAGCAGACTGCAAGAAGAAGTACCTGGACTTGGCTGAGGTGACCAGCAGCGAGGTAAACGAACGCATCAAGGCGATACTTCCTTCCGGAAAGAACGCTTGGATCGGCCTTTCCCGGGTAACGGGACTAACCGGCAGCGGGAACAGGTCCTGCCTGGTGGTGGATCTTAAGGACGCGGTGCAATGGAAGGACTGGAACTGCGATTCCAAACATGCATTTATTTGCTATGAAG ACGTTGAGCTGACGTTATCACAACTGGTTCGGGTGAGAGTGGTGTGGAAGAACTCCTCAGTGGACCTCAGTGATGCTGCAGTGATGGAGAGCATCCTAAAGCAG CTGGAGGAGCGTCTGCAGCGGAACGCCACGAAACAAAACGTCAAGCTGAGCTGGGACCGCCAGTGGGATGGAAAAGTCTTCCGTGAGAAGACCAACTGGACATTAAACTAG
- the LOC133553874 gene encoding macrophage mannose receptor 1-like isoform X3, with protein sequence MEKVLLAIMAASGVCAVSSATQRRFFHFVYEPKSWKEAQLHCRALHQDLASVDGEEHVKAIMACMDPCQMPVGDQQHAWIGRHGDRLDWTWSGSGRRLHKSRDFQGWSPGEPNNWMSKEDCVEMYNNGHWNDWDCKSPRHAVCVGRTGAHFLLEKPQTWTQARADCKKKYLDLAEVTSSEVNERIKAILPSGKNAWIGLSRVTGLTGSGNRSCLVVDLKDAVQWKDWNCDSKHAFICYEDVELTLSQLVRVRVVWKNSSVDLSDAAVMESILKQLEERLQRNATKQNVKLSWDRQWDGKVFREKTNWTLN encoded by the exons ATGGAGAAAGTTCTTCTGGCCATCATGGCCGCCTCAG GCGTATGTGCCGTGTCGTCGGCTACTCAGCGCCGCTTCTTCCATTTTGTCTACGAGCCCAAGAGCTGGAAGGAGGCCCAGCTTCACTGCAGGGCGCTGCATCAGGACCTCGCCAGCGTGGACGGCGAGGAGCACGTCAAGGCCATCATGGCCTGCATGGACCCCTGCCAGATGCCCGTCGGAGATCAG CAGCACGCCTGGATCGGGCGTCACGGCGACAGGCTGGACTGGACGTGGTCCGGGTCGGGGCGACGTCTCCACAAGAGCAGGGACTTCCAGGGTTGGTCGCCGGGGGAACCCAACAACTGGATGAGCAAGGAAGATTGTGTGGAGATGTACAACAATGGCCACTGGAATGACTGGGACTGCAAAAGTCCTCGTCATGCTGTCTGCGTGGGCCGCACAG GAGCGCATTTCTTGCTCGAAAAGCCTCAGACCTGGACTCAGGCCCGAGCAGACTGCAAGAAGAAGTACCTGGACTTGGCTGAGGTGACCAGCAGCGAGGTAAACGAACGCATCAAGGCGATACTTCCTTCCGGAAAGAACGCTTGGATCGGCCTTTCCCGGGTAACGGGACTAACCGGCAGCGGGAACAGGTCCTGCCTGGTGGTGGATCTTAAGGACGCGGTGCAATGGAAGGACTGGAACTGCGATTCCAAACATGCATTTATTTGCTATGAAG ACGTTGAGCTGACGTTATCACAACTGGTTCGGGTGAGAGTGGTGTGGAAGAACTCCTCAGTGGACCTCAGTGATGCTGCAGTGATGGAGAGCATCCTAAAGCAG CTGGAGGAGCGTCTGCAGCGGAACGCCACGAAACAAAACGTCAAGCTGAGCTGGGACCGCCAGTGGGATGGAAAAGTCTTCCGTGAGAAGACCAACTGGACATTAAACTAG
- the LOC133553874 gene encoding macrophage mannose receptor 1-like isoform X2, with protein sequence MEKVLLAIMAASGKSQEHVTGTSLTVMLAGVCAVSSATQRRFFHFVYEPKSWKEAQLHCRALHQDLASVDGEEHVKAIMACMDPCQMPVGDQHAWIGRHGDRLDWTWSGSGRRLHKSRDFQGWSPGEPNNWMSKEDCVEMYNNGHWNDWDCKSPRHAVCVGRTGAHFLLEKPQTWTQARADCKKKYLDLAEVTSSEVNERIKAILPSGKNAWIGLSRVTGLTGSGNRSCLVVDLKDAVQWKDWNCDSKHAFICYEDVELTLSQLVRVRVVWKNSSVDLSDAAVMESILKQLEERLQRNATKQNVKLSWDRQWDGKVFREKTNWTLN encoded by the exons ATGGAGAAAGTTCTTCTGGCCATCATGGCCGCCTCAGGTAAGTCTCAGGAACACGTCACAGGTACAAGTCTGACCGTGATGCTTGCAGGCGTATGTGCCGTGTCGTCGGCTACTCAGCGCCGCTTCTTCCATTTTGTCTACGAGCCCAAGAGCTGGAAGGAGGCCCAGCTTCACTGCAGGGCGCTGCATCAGGACCTCGCCAGCGTGGACGGCGAGGAGCACGTCAAGGCCATCATGGCCTGCATGGACCCCTGCCAGATGCCCGTCGGAGATCAG CACGCCTGGATCGGGCGTCACGGCGACAGGCTGGACTGGACGTGGTCCGGGTCGGGGCGACGTCTCCACAAGAGCAGGGACTTCCAGGGTTGGTCGCCGGGGGAACCCAACAACTGGATGAGCAAGGAAGATTGTGTGGAGATGTACAACAATGGCCACTGGAATGACTGGGACTGCAAAAGTCCTCGTCATGCTGTCTGCGTGGGCCGCACAG GAGCGCATTTCTTGCTCGAAAAGCCTCAGACCTGGACTCAGGCCCGAGCAGACTGCAAGAAGAAGTACCTGGACTTGGCTGAGGTGACCAGCAGCGAGGTAAACGAACGCATCAAGGCGATACTTCCTTCCGGAAAGAACGCTTGGATCGGCCTTTCCCGGGTAACGGGACTAACCGGCAGCGGGAACAGGTCCTGCCTGGTGGTGGATCTTAAGGACGCGGTGCAATGGAAGGACTGGAACTGCGATTCCAAACATGCATTTATTTGCTATGAAG ACGTTGAGCTGACGTTATCACAACTGGTTCGGGTGAGAGTGGTGTGGAAGAACTCCTCAGTGGACCTCAGTGATGCTGCAGTGATGGAGAGCATCCTAAAGCAG CTGGAGGAGCGTCTGCAGCGGAACGCCACGAAACAAAACGTCAAGCTGAGCTGGGACCGCCAGTGGGATGGAAAAGTCTTCCGTGAGAAGACCAACTGGACATTAAACTAG